aaataatatatgtgataacatatccaaaaatcactagaatattcgaagtttagctaattttagtccgaaaatgacattttaattataaaatcatatttttaatgccattattatataagatgaacaataaaaatccataaattaaccaaaatatcctaaaaacattttaggatcagaaactttaacatgcataattattttcgtggtatatcataataacacaaatttaacaagttttatatgttaatcgtataactcggaaaaactataaccgatttgcatgcaaacaaccaaggctcatgataccgcttgttagaaatctatatctctttactcaatatattcataatgttataattttaatttagtcataaaattaaaagatgatcttatgcatgcaaactataagtaaaataaggaagaaatcttcatttttacattgaagatttcggtttatatgggcacaagagagttctcctactctcttgttcttgagctctccttaatggatgaacaaggattcaagaagacaaccctcccaaggttttatacccaaggtaaactcttaataaaattaatattattattactagaacaatattaattttgtgtaaaaattgacccaaaaacttatttgatctctctattatttcggtttagagagagggaggagaagaaagatttttatctttctaaaaatcttattttagatgaatgaattaataatacactacactatttgatagtgtatattaggtaaagtaataagaaaaacccatggtttttctcatcacaaaaccgggtggaaggggggaggttttgatgcccaatgcatgaacaaagtgttcttcacaatgaccactaggtttgcatggctagtttttaggtaaatcattatgcttaccactcacttAATAAACATAATATATTTTTCtaataccccattatttcggttaacatggataaaatggactccattttatctttgtcaaattgtcaatttgtcatatgtcacatgtcatatgtcacataaaattgttatgtatttttaacatattaaaaatcaacgtattaataaaaatacgtcatatacaaaattgacttagtaattcataattacttgtaccaaaatattttaccaattataaatcacaacatcttgtatttataataatttattcattcaaatgtaattgtttccttaaacaataatttcatctaagcaataaaacaattcgattactcaaaccgtatttcatttaatcaaattacaatgagacacgtaaatattacttccaaaatcgtccgtcaattttaagtaatttaattgacccgtatcgtcatacgatcaattaaatgatcaattaagagtgttaccctatagatatgacctaggggatcaactggtcaccactgtcgtacgacagtaatgtcaaactctagtcagccaatcattaccgatatgtgtggacaagttgacagtaaaatattacttcccaattgtattctttaaaatgagacttaaacatgtgatcatcatgatcaacagttgtgatcgcattattgtcggaggacacatattccaacattattattattattattatattattattattattattattattattattattattattattattataattattattattttattattccttctcaaacataactcgtataaatacaaTACTGGTTATTACAGTTTtctccccttaaaatgaacttcgtccccgaagttcgccccaCTCTCTCCTTTCCTCAAGTCTCCTCAAATCTCGTCACCAATTCTCAAATACTCTCTCGAGGTTCTTACTGTCATCATCACTCTCATTATGCTAATATGATTCTCACGTCTCTCACAAGTCTCACAACAGCTCACACGTTTTCTTTTATCGTATATCCTCTCTTTACTCATACGCTACTCAAGTGCATATTACGCTCGTTTTCCTGCTTTAAATTCCCAATTATTACACTTTGATTAATAAATGGAAGAAGTTCTTCAACAATCTTCACTTACAAGCCAAGTACCCAAATGTAAACTATCCAACTAAGTAATTAAGatttaattatggaaagattaaaactTTGATTAAGGAAACTTGCATAAAATTAGAGAGTTTTTCAGATCTAAGGTAATGTGTCTAAATGAAATTagagatggggtatttatagtttacaaCAATTTTAGGTCAAAAATTACAAAGGAAGGAAATATCAGCAGGGATGCCTGCGCCGGCCGCCGGTGCTGCACCTAGCTGGGAGATCTCTGTAAGTTTTGCTTCAATTTCAAGGTCATCAGGtgttcccagccggtgggccggccgaCTGGGAATCCTCTGTATTTCTTCTCATCTCTGAAGTCATCAAGTATGGACAATCGGTGGGCCGGCTGGCGGTGGCCCACCCGGCAGGGAATCCCCTGCTTCATTTCTCCTATTTACTTCCTTAGCTCATGGTGAGGGTGCCCAGCCGGTAGACGAGCTGCCGGCCGCTCGGCTAGGAGGCTCTTCTCAGCTTCTTCTCCTCTTCTTTCCTATACAATCTTCAAAACTTCCTAACTTGCTCCCATTTCTTCCTTTCCGTCTCAAATCGTACAACGTGAGACACAAAATCATATAACGGGTAATAGGAAAACAAAATGCAAGTAATAGACataaaaaccgtctcaaaatttcaaaatgcATAGAAAAGAAGGGAGAATTACGATCAAATAAATGCATATCAATGGGAAACCTCACCAATGCACCAACCTCCCCATAATTTGAGCCTCCACCATTTTTAGAGGAGGTTCCCAAATTTTTATATTTAAATTGTCAATCACATTGTTGCATAAATGTAGTTATAAATTGGGGAGGGTAATGAAAAAATTAGTGGAAAATGAAGTAGacgaataaaaataaaataaaaaaaagattAAATATAGGAATCCTATTGTTGCGGATGCTCTGAGAGCATCCACAAATGACCTTTTTTTACCTCCACATATGCCTTCTTTTTTATCAAATGGGAAACGCCATCAATGCACATTGACATACCTCCCCAATATTATGGGGCTACTCTATtttttggggaggttcccaaatGAAAAGTAAGGGTGAAGGTGATTGGTTTATCTTTTGGTAGAGGTGATCAATTGCGAGCTTTGGCATGATATGGGCCGGGTTCACATTAATTTTTTGACCCACGGACAAGAAAGTTAGCGGGTTTGTGACAGGTTAGTGGGATGGGCCTTTGTAATTTTCTTAAAGTGCCTTGTCCGTACCCGCTTCAATGGACTGGACGACCCTTGAACAACTCTAtcttttggggaggttcccatATTCTTGTACATAAATTTATGTTGTTGAGGAACTCCATTATTGCATATATGTAGTTATAAATTGGAGATAGTATATGAAAAAATATGTGGAAAATAAGACGGACGAATaagaaaatagaaaataaaatacgTGTTACCTCACCTCTGCGAATGCTCTAATCgctaaaaacaaaaatgaaacaaTTTGCCCAAAACAAATCTCCAGCCCAACCCAAATGAACCTGAAATATGACACATTTGAACTAACCCGACCTAAACAAGCGGGATCCAAACCTGACCGGACCGACTCGTTTACCAAGGATACATAAGAGTTAGCGTTGAGCATAAACCCTTTCCTCCCATTTTGACGAAATCCAAAACCCCAGATATCCCCACCCACAAAAATGAGCACTTTTAATAGCAGCACCACCACTACCCCTAACTTCGACAACCTCCTCCTCGATTCCCTCCTCAACCGCCTCAAAATCcgcccaccacaaccaccaccatcaaccaccaccaccacagccaacGACCACCCTCTCCTCTCCTCCTCCTTCGAAGAATTCCTCGCCGCCCATCTCTCTGACTCCTCCTTCGAAGACTCCTTCTCCGATGACGACTACGATGACTTCAACCATTACGGCGATGACGACAACGACGACGACGACGGTACAGTAAAGAGGACATCTTCGCGGCTGTCCAAGGAGGAATCGAGGCTTGAGAAGCAGATAGTCAAGGTCATACTAAACGGCAACATCCAAACCCTTAAACCCAATTCTGGTCAGGCTGTATCCATCGGAGACCACCATGTTTGCGTCGGGTTTCATGAGGAGGAAGGCGGGTCGGGTTACCGGGTCTGGGAGTGGCATGGTCATATCATGTTGTTTGATGATGATCATGGTTACACTCCTGAGTATATTTATGGCAATTATTTCGAGAGGTTGGTTGCAGGTCGCAAGGTTGACAGTAAGAAGCGAGAGGAGGAGAAAGGGAAAGATGAGAAGAAGGTGGataataatacttgtaatttGGGGTTGAGGGAGTTGATTGACAATGCTGCTCAGGGCCCGGGTGAAACTAGGGTTCTTCACTGCGGTCGAAATGCTGCCTTATCCAGGTAATTATGCTGCCTTTGttttatattgtgtttgtttgtctgtttATTTGTATGTTTGTAAGATGATTATCTTTGAAGCTTGCTGTTATAAAGCTACACCCGGAATATCATGTGTCACCTTGCCTTGGAGCAATGGATTTGGTTTCGTTAATTATTGGGGATGTTGTGTAAATTGAGATGTATATAATACGCCTTCAGAATTTCAGAGGTGGTTTCTTATTTAACTAGTCCTAAGAAACTGTGTGGTAAGTAGTGCCGCAGTGACGAACAAATGTCAGGAGGCAATTATATGATGAGGTGACTTGCTTAATATGGCGTGTTTTATGTCGTTGGTGCCTTGCTTAATAACGAGTCTTTGATTCCATTGGAATTTATTTCCATcgcttatcttttttttttccaactTGTTTGGACCTGCATCGCCCATAACCCAGTTCAAGCATCCTCTATGGAGACCTTCTCCCCTCTTTTCACCACCACGACTGTCTCTTCCACATCTTTGTTTTTTTGCTCTATTATCCCCTTAGTGCATCATCCCAGTGAGCTCTTATGGCGTGTTTGGATagtaaaagtggagggaaagtGAGGGGAGGGGgatggagggaagggaaagggagggaatGAAAGGGGAGTggatgtttggatacaatttccctccaaatcttgcctattgtggagagattttgatttgccttggaggagggaaaatggatccctccaaattcctccctccatttccctccacccttatttgctatccaaacaagggattttaaatcccctactctccctccctttcttttccctccaaatctctcaatccaaacacacccttaatgtTAACTCCAATATATCAAACTTGATTTCAGCAGCAATTTTTGCACTTCAGACATGCATTAGACCCGCATCAGTCCTTACAATATTACTCCCCCGCAATTGTTCAATTAGGACCATTGGATTGCTCTTGCAAATCATTTCTCTTTGCTCTGACATGTATGGTGCCTGATTTCTATAGTTTCAATGCTTGTTTGAAGTTAGAGTTGAACCATGGCCTGTTTTGTGAAACCATTGTAGCAAACGTGCAAAAAATTGGAAAAGCAATTTTGACACCAGAAAAGCAACAACCGATTATGGTCCCCGGGGACTGAGTAAATAAAGCGCACCAACTAGGAAAGTAGGAACTAGCACATGATGTAGCATTTTGTGAAAATACCATAGTATAGACAAAAGAAGTTCGGTAGAGTTAGACATTTAGGCCTTCTTCGGTTGAGTTTTGCCATTGAATGGAGGTGACTTGGATATGGTCTTTGGGTTTACTAACCCCGCATTGTTTTGGATATCTTTCTCACACCTTTTTATATTATTTCGCCtcttcttaatcttatttatttcttttttctttgcTTCTCTTTTTCCgccttccatttcttttctttcatcttgCTTTCCTTTCCCTTTGCCTACAACCCACATGCTTTAAAGTTTAAATTACCATTATTTTCACCTTTTCCTCTTGTTGATGTCTTTAATCTTCTTGTCTTGCGTCCTCTCTCCGTACCTTTTATTTGTTCGACCTCCTAGACTCCTAGTAAGCCATGCCCATATTGTTTCAGAAGCAAATAATGTTCTTGTTGGGGTGAGGTTTAATGATATCAAACATCCATGTATTTAGCATTAACTCACAAGTCTCAACATTATCTGATGGGGACT
The Silene latifolia isolate original U9 population chromosome 11, ASM4854445v1, whole genome shotgun sequence genome window above contains:
- the LOC141611767 gene encoding uncharacterized protein LOC141611767, which produces MSTFNSSTTTTPNFDNLLLDSLLNRLKIRPPQPPPSTTTTTANDHPLLSSSFEEFLAAHLSDSSFEDSFSDDDYDDFNHYGDDDNDDDDGTVKRTSSRLSKEESRLEKQIVKVILNGNIQTLKPNSGQAVSIGDHHVCVGFHEEEGGSGYRVWEWHGHIMLFDDDHGYTPEYIYGNYFERLVAGRKVDSKKREEEKGKDEKKVDNNTCNLGLRELIDNAAQGPGETRVLHCGRNAALSRVLEGASEA